The region agttgtgagcatttgaatattgggatcaataatgctatggagatcctcaaattggcaatgcgacaaaatgtgtgatgtcacttgtgaacaactctccccattgccttagtatatatttcacttaaattgcctcttttgtcacatctatcagtagatcgtGTGTTCTTTCTaaaggagggcatgtaatacagatacATAATGGGTAAATAGTTTGTATCaccgtaagaaaaagcaaaaagagacattttgagggtattttatagtccatcaaggggaaagttgttcacatgtgacatcacacatccttgtcgcattgccaaagggaggatctccatagcattaatgattgcaatattcaaatgctcataactttctcattatttgtccgatttttctaaaaaaaaatctttgttcttattctttgatttttctgtttcgacacaagcctacttgttccaaatgttttaCTTCCATCAATATTTACCGGTGCCGGGGCGCCATCCAACTGCCTTCCTCCGTGAGCTGACACTAATATCCCATCGACCCCTGCGTTTGCAGCAGCTTGCGCAGATTCGTCTATAGTAAAAGAATAAACAATTTACCTCGAATTCATTTCCTGCCTGTATTATTTTGACGAAATTCCACGTAGCACGACTCACATTAAACTACCCACTATAAGGATcaatttggaaataaatctcGGGAGgtctttcaaattttgttttaaatccaTAAACATGCCCTCTGAGGGTCTGAATagtaatatgaaaatatattacatttatttgGCGCGTTTGTacattatttattgttttggTTTACAATCCTCTGGTTTATTGTATGCAAAGTTTACGTTTTGGAAAGCCGTACTACAAAACCGCAATTCCAATTTAATTTGACCTTGACAACATATAAACTTAACAGGCATTGCACTTCATTTATTACTAACCGATcagaattttaatattttctctcTTGTCATTTAATGCatcttgttaatatttcatttgtaattgttGAAACGCATTAATTTCCAGTatctttgaagtttgatgtataatttatataattatatgggatatggatttattgtataatctgtaatcatgtttcaaataatttgtaCAACTTGTTTATGGAATGTGAAtaagtattttgatttgagagaatacaataaaaacatccttttaaaaatattactactactagtcTCCCATGGAAGCAAGACGGTCACCCTAGATTACAGGCAAGTAACTGTCTATCTCTTATGATTCTTGGCGCATTTTAGACCTTCAGGTCAAGGAATCTAAACCAAACCATTAACCTACTACAATAAAACTTTCTTGAACCTGTTGAATGTGGATTTATTTCTAATACTTATATACATACTTGGTTTTGCTTTCAATTTAATATCCAGTGGAGTACCTACACGTTAGTATACCCTTGCACACGACTGGTAGAGTTGTCTTGCTTCGGATCCATCGTATATATTTCCAGGTTGATTTCGGATTATACTGCATTTCCCTTACATAATCGTAGAGTTTGTGATCACCCCTCTCTAAGGCTTCACGCGAGGAAGGGATATCAACTTCTAGAGCCGCCATTCtgtataattcaattcaattaaaaattttACCGGTATATAAATCCCGACATTCAAGGATggttatctaaaaaaaaacattaatattgGACATAGACATAGCAAAATAAGAGACAAAAACACATTATAGAGTTGGAATTTACACATATGCAATAATAAACTTAAACAATACTGAACGAATAGTATTCCCTTAACACCGCAATATAGGCTAATGGACGTAATTATAATTAAGAAGTACATTGCTAGCCCAGATACTACCGTGTGATTGGTCAAAAGCTGGTCACATGATATTCATTACAGGTATTTTTATGGATATGGTGTGAGggtgcagtggcgtaactacggggggcatagggggcacgtgcccccatcgGATGGccaaaaaaatggggaaaaggagaaaaagtgggagaaagggagagaaacgtAATGTGGAAAGATGAAATTATagatgttatgttatattataattatattacataagaagcattttttcataactatatgaaacattatttgctcagggcctatgtttttattgttcctggtgctcgcatagactgtttaacgaagtatataatcctgttgtactaaaacctcccgttttcaaatcaatatactgtacaccaaatatatttcctcgcaatccgagttattattttatgtagtgacatttgcttttcatgactacttaaagtgattgccctatttaaggtcttgatataaaacatttcctgtccgtgctaacgttcgcattagttgattggtgagatgtctgctcttcatgaattcctaaaatcagtccttaatatgtcattttttctgatctcagtatataaaaaaaaattcagctcgcgcttcagcTCGACATGTAtcattagatgactatgctgatatatgtatactcttaatggattcctaaaatatattccctgtttggggtcaatatatacaaaaatttcagctcgcacttcgcgctcgcattgtttgtttagcgaggcaggtatgtatcatgattacaaaaaaaatgcttataatatccctttttaggtctgaatataaaaaaaaatcagctcgagcttcgcgctcgcattatgcaTAGATGcagagatacatatccgtttaatggcaatgcatgtccttaaaatgtctctattaggtcagtataactggcaactgagcgcgcttcgcgcgctccctaagtgactcgaaatttttgctggtgccccccaatgccgtgacccacggtacgccactgtgagGGTGGGTGGGGTGGTGGTATGGAAGCATTAGTTATATATATCCTTATAACAgtgtataatgataataattcagGGACAGGGACATTTCTAAGGACTTCCAGCAGATGAAAATGTAAACCATGGATCCAGGGAGgaaaaaaactaaaaagaaattacatgtttGTAGCAGGGGGTTGGGATCCCAACACCCCGGTTGAAGGGTGCACGCCAGTGATTACAAAAATAGATTCCTAGACCACATCATCGATTCCCTTTCCGAATAGTGCATCAATGAaactgatattgataataatattaatcaggtcacatcaaaatacaaaaaaaggtaACATAATCTGATTATATTTCAATCTTACTTCATTCGTTTGTTTTCCAAATAACGTGCATTTTAATATAATTCGAGGAAGCGCTGCAAGCGAGgaattttttgtattatgaaaaAGGGTTTGTGATATAAGTTTTATTTATCGCCAAACTACACGAGTGAGTGCATTCaggtaaatgtatatatatttttcgaGAGTATGTGTACaatagataaaattattgaGATTATCAGGGTACTTTGCTTTGACCGTTACACTTCTGTTTCCGTTGTGATATATTTCTCCAGATTCTGCTTAACCTTTTCACATAAAGAACAAATGTCAGTGTTAAATCGTTCTTCAGTTCGATAAGATTAACCATGATATAAggggctcggtgtaaaaatggcagaggtaaattgcagaggtaaaaatggcagaggtaataatggcaaaagTAAATATGGCTGAggtaaaatgacagaggtataaaTGGCCATTATTAAACTCCCATGCCAAAAATTTTAAAAGCCCCTCCATGTACAgtaaattaaatattgaaaagaaaGGTTCTGAGAAGAAAACATGAATTATAAAGTTGGACTAACGGGATTACATATCAAAATCATACCAAATTGATAACACTTGAGttggtatttcttatttttcctgGACTTACATGCAcggccttctcatgtcaaatcgctcttctaatattcaaatttgaagctcACTTTGAATCCCAAGTattgtacttaattcattaaaggggaaattcaccctgacatttaaagttcattgtaaaataGCAGCTAGAAGATAACATGACATTGGTGAGGGTTGTAGGGGATCCATCAAAGATTTCAAAAGCTATTAGAATTTTATATCTTAATGATGccgtcatttgcgagcagttTTTCCCATATGgtataaaattatataaaaaaattaacatggtTTTTATTGAACCTTAAGTatatcaacatacaaatcatttcacatccgattctgaaagattttttttttatagcatgTCATGatatttacctctgccatttttgcctctgccattttacccctgccatttttacctctgctattattccctctgccatttttacttggCACCGATATAaggtaacaatgataataaaatttgaaataaaataaaagaattacaCAATCTTCATGGAGCAAAGACCGATGCTATCTGGCCTATAAAGAAGATTAGGTATGAAATTTAAAGCCATCATTTGTGTTACATACTGACGTCTAACAAAATTTCTACCTCTGTCAAACTATTTTTGTCAGACGAAAGCGAATTCAATTTGAATATGTCCTATTCAAAAACATGTTAGCATTGTCTGCTAAACATCTAAAAACGTGAACAGTACATTTTAAAAGCGAGATAAAGGTGCGTGCGATCATACAGACTttgcaagtacatgtagtataattATGTTACAGAGATTTCAGATACGTATTATCCCGGTAAGGTAAAGAATGCGGTTTTACTCTGTCTTACATTTTCGTCAGACAGATTTAGTCTGAAATATAAAGTTTACACAGTAGGCTTGCGTCAACGTCTATAAAAAAGAGGTTTTTACTCAACTTAAGAACgattaaaacaaagtgaaacataGCGAACACATTCGCGTCTAAAAAATGGCTCTCAAATGGCTAAACTTACCGAGAATCTGGGTTATTCGCAATGTCAGGGTGGCTGAACGCTTCCGATATTCTACTGTCTAGTCCTCGTACTGGAGAATCCACCGTCACGACAAGGGCTTTGAACCCCAGACTCTCCGACCTCCGAATGAAACTTAAAGTGAGTTCTTGATCTGCGTTTGGATATATCTGCATCCACCGGTGGCTATTAGGGGCCGCAGCAGCCACATCCTCCATTGGAAAGCTTGAACTAGCAGACATCACCATCAACGTTTCCGCAGCTTCGGCGCCTGTTTCAAATGTCAATGTGAATGTATCATCTTTAGTTTGTTTGAATGTCATTAATCACTTCATAAAGTATTATGTCATATATGAACAACGAATtacatatttaacaataatCGCTTGGTATATGAAGCCCATCCCCTCTCCCCGACATTTCCTGAAATAGAGGAGATCAATCCAATTTTACAGATAACGCTGAAAATTCAACCGAGACATACCTATTAAAACTAATATTCAatcctttttttacatttgtgcGCGAGGCGAGCGGTTAATGTATATAAACGCAGTTGGAAATACATATAACAGTACCACTTCAGTTTTAAGATTTTTCtgcatttaatttcaaaatgacattttctcGAGGTGGAACTAACTTAAATACATGGTGTAGCTTACACCTCCCTATATACCGGTTTTAAATCTATATTCAGCAGTTTGATGTTTCGAAAAATGCAAATAAGTAATTGAACCATCAGAATAACAATGAAAAGGCTATCGAATCgaacaaagaaatataaagaaataatataaaagaccccccccaaaaaaaaaaaaaatatatatatatatatataataataatgataataatacaaatattataATCTGGGTTATTCCAAAAAATGGCAGTATCATGGAAAATGATACCATGCGGAGCCTTATCTGAAGACAATCAGCAGCCATTTTGTAATAATGTCAGCGTTGCAATAAATTCGATGATAATTGACCTGAAGACCATCCTTTTGTGTAAACAGATCTTGGCCCAATATCATCCGACTGTTCAAACACCGGCCCATAACCCTTATCTAAATCGGCCATTTTACCCAGTATGGGTAAACTTTTTTTCCAGTGTGACGTGTAAGAAAGCTCAGTGCAGAACTGTGCGCCTCGATGCTAAAACGTATGTCGTTGGTCTTGCTTTTGACCTTCGGACGTCTAATCATTGGTCTTGGGGTCGAACCTCAGATGTAGACGAAGACAAGAgatatttcaaaaattgaaggCAAATATATGAGTCAATAAAAATTGATGTATGGAGAGCTGGGTATACCTTGAAACATATATGTACGCCTCGAATTATACCTGGCAATTTGAACATGCACTTGGGTGAATATCCATAGACCATATAGGGCAACTCCACGACAAGTGCCCCGGATAAACAGGGCCTACTCTTCAGACAATAATTTTACTCGCGGGGACATTTTTTGGTTATTGTATTTGACTAATGATTTGTAGTGTACACAAAATGGGTACCTTTGATCGTCTCCTTCTCAGCTCCTCGGTGTGCAAAGGTGTGGAGTGCTGTGGGGGCGATGCATATCGGGTACTTGAGGGGCTGTCCAAGGACGGTGGTTGCTAAACTCCGCTCCGAAACATCTTGAAGAACTTGACTCCTTATCCTGTACCTATATGAgtatttgtttatgaaaacgCAACAAGTGGAGAGCACGCATTATGCAATTaaatatagcagcagtactaacccccccccccccgggggggggggtcacttccattgacgagtggataccatgcgcgaccatggggtctcgaaaagcaccctaaacacgtattttccatattctgaaaatgcaccccttaacaagcgttggcgtgtgaaaccgtacaagtattggaaacaaaaccaTACTCTTGGGAAGTAATCCctgaaaatgaacccctaaacaagtacaacgatatttcattgttatgtcacgggtaCGTCGTCGTCGGTTTCACACATCGGCCCCACACcgacctcgcgcaaatcggactctaaacacgtaatgtttggggcaaaaaggacatcctttaacatgtttataaaacatttgaatttagttttacacagcaaaaactgtagtgttaaccggtgtacataaagGACCTCACCAGTTATttcacaccggtgttaaattggtgttgttagttttacacctataggtgttattacaacacctatggttgtaaCATTTACACTCTTTCTTGTTACGTTCAATCtcagggtgttattttaacacatcagggtgtggtcctctattaacaccaattggtgtcagttttaacaccacagtgtttacagtgtatcatccccgcaaatttgaccctaaacatgtagctttcctattcctatatcattattttagtgtttttgtcccgggggggcactcgaccaaaaaagtggtgggggtgtgccgcgggcgagacaaaaaacgggggccttggagcgggctaattgtaaaaaggagggtcctcggaacgggcttcggaactacaattgtttgtgaaaacgggggtccttggaacgggtcgcctgcatgtgagtgcgtatatgcatccctatggaacgggcatacgtgcatgcagctagcctgGCAGCACGGGCGCCGGGTGCGCTAGCACATCGGCAATGGTCGGACATCGCtcagcggccgcttttcaccaaaattgcggctcattgtagcagatcaatgcgaccgtaacggaaaatatgcgaagctttggagcggatttctttcttcccttttcatgataagaagaaaatgctatgccttggagcggctttctctgttctttttctcaataagacaaaaatgctatgccttggaacggaaatttgagtgtgaaaatagggggtcccctccgcggcacatacccactatgcataatatactgagtgccccccccccggggggttTTGTCTACCTTATCACGTAATGTACGTAACGTGCTCTTTCTTGAAAAACACATCCCTTTTACGTggtttttggtcgcgcatggtatcactcgtcaatgtaacatctaatttcattgaccctacatgacttttgaccttggtcatgtcacttgaaactcgggcaggatgttaagtaatacttgattactcgaTCCGTATGTCCAGGTTTCATCAATTAGGTCtatatacttcctaagttatgatgacatttcaaaaacaaaaCCTTACGTTAAGAGTTCGATGCTGATTCTTCACACATGGTcttagttcattgaccctaaatgacctttgatcttgataatgtgacctaaaacttacgcaggatgttcagtaatacttgattacccttatatcaAAGTTTCATGGATCAGGTCTATAAACTTTGTaggttatgatgatatttccaAAACTTAGTGTTTAATTGGGTAATGTTAACGACGCTACCGCCATCGTCGAAAAAGCGTCGCCTATTAGCATGAttagtcttgctctgctatgcaggtagGCGAGACAAAATGGACCATAGTTTAATGCTTCAACATAACATCTTCAGCTAGAGAAAGCTGTCATTTCTTCCCCAACGGACTTCCTCAGGGCCACGGCCCTCGTTTATCAAGATTTTGTATTTCTTATACCAAATTATGAACTATAGGCCCATAGTATGTTATCAAGAAAAAAGACTTTTTTCATTATACGCAGGATATTGGTCAAAAGAGAAATGCGAGCTAAATTGGCATCCGATGAGCACAAAAGTGACCTTaaccctgaccggtgtaaaaacaatcataattatattcattataCGCAGGATATTGGTCAAAAGAGAAATGCGAGCTAAATTGGCATCCGATTGAGCACAAAAGTGACCTTaaccctgaccggtgtaaaaacaatcatatattagaagaaaggcaatgattcgtacaatacaaatataccaaagaTATTTTATACATCTCCTtccatttttaagaaatattagataaaaatcaaagaaactgctcctccaaagtacgcttcgattgagcaccccaggtcgcctggaaaggatgacg is a window of Lytechinus variegatus isolate NC3 chromosome 2, Lvar_3.0, whole genome shotgun sequence DNA encoding:
- the LOC121407970 gene encoding hydroxyacid oxidase 2-like — its product is MGLHTLADYERRAREIISDSAWVYYDYGRERRWCLEDSVKAFSRYRIRSQVLQDVSERSLATTVLGQPLKYPICIAPTALHTFAHRGAEKETIKGAEAAETLMVMSASSSFPMEDVAAAAPNSHRWMQIYPNADQELTLSFIRRSESLGFKALVVTVDSPVRGLDSRISEAFSHPDIANNPDSRMAALEVDIPSSREALERGDHKLYDYVREMQYNPKSTWKYIRWIRSKTTLPVVCKGILTYESAQAAANAGVDGILVSAHGGRQLDGAPAPIDALAEVVDAVRGSDVEVYMDGGVRTGTDVFKALGRGARAVFIGRPILWGLACQGAEGVENVLGILRSQLSDVLGLSGCTSPNTIPEGTVVHESYYHRQPKWRREKSKL